In the genome of Triticum urartu cultivar G1812 chromosome 5, Tu2.1, whole genome shotgun sequence, one region contains:
- the LOC125507702 gene encoding uncharacterized protein LOC125507702, with the protein MLPLVNMQASPEKEASRQQQMMTKVSITILVMALPVLYVSVLRVPPATLFRDTTFWFLMSNSIIVVIAADSGMLFFGSSASTSPGVDDRPFVVSNYNGDAAAVPMVSVSSDEPLLPVVVVEDQPLVVARDVLLHSDTAVDSHAYALVVRGQEDVRPKMAMSGTPSHAYATGEGDDDGVTVKARLTASRSLAREERAARRRRSRSHSHALVPDPVVQDKSVVVVRDDKLRRTATEGRRQPTVAEEEESEYYARLSDEELNRRVEDFITRFNREIRLQVEKEELQA; encoded by the coding sequence ATGCTGCCGCTGGTGAACATGCAGGCTTCTCCGGAGAAAGAGGCCAGCAGGCAGCAGCAGATGATGACCAAGGTGTCCATCACCATCCTGGTGATGGCGCTGCCGGTGCTCTACGTCTCCGTCCTCCGCGTGCCGCCGGCCACGCTCTTCCGGGACACTACCTTCTGGTTCCTCATGTCCAACTCCATCATCGTCGTCATCGCCGCCGACTCCGGCATGCTCTTCTTCGGCTCCTCCGCTTCCACTTCCCCGGGCGTCGACGACCGCCCCTTCGTCGTCTCCAACTACAACGGCGACGCGGCGGCGGTGCCAATGGTTAGCGTGTCCAGCGACGAGCCGCTGCTGCCTGTGGTGGTCGTCGAGGACCAACCGTTGGTTGTCGCGAGGGACGTCCTCCTCCATAGCGACACGGCCGTGGACAGCCATGCATACGCATTGGTTGTACGAGGCCAAGAAGATGTTCGGCCGAAGATGGCCATGTCCGGCACGCCGTCCCATGCTTACGCCACCGGTGAGGGTGACGACGACGGCGTGACGGTGAAAGCGAGGCTGACGGCGAGCAGGAGCCTGGCGAGGGAGGAGAGGGcagcgaggaggcggcggagcaggTCCCACTCGCACGCGCTCGTGCCCGACCCGGTGGTGCAGGACAAGAGCGTGGTCGTCGTGAGGGACGACAAGCTCCGGCGCACGGCCACGGAGGGCCGGCGCCAACCCACGGTtgcagaggaggaggagagcgagTACTACGCGCGGCTCTCCGACGAGGAGCTCAACCGGAGGGTGGAGGACTTCATCACCAGGTTCAACAGGGAGATCAGGCTGCAGGTCGAGAAGGAGGAGCTACAAGCCTGA